The Zonotrichia albicollis isolate bZonAlb1 chromosome 23, bZonAlb1.hap1, whole genome shotgun sequence genome contains the following window.
CGCCCCAGAGCCCTTCCCCCGTGGGTGCAGCCCACGCAGGGGGCTCAGCCCAGGCTCCCCCGGCCTCAGCATCCCCCTGGATCCTCTCGCTTTCCCGGCCCCGCTAAACTCGTTAGCGGCGGGTGAACGAACGTCAGCCGGGCGGGAGCGCAGCGCCAAATGCGATTATTCCCCGTCTCGCTCTATCCTCCCACCCCGGGCTCCATTTATCCGAGGGAGGCGGAACTGGCTCTTATCTCGGCCGAGAAATCTCGCTCCGGCCCTGATTGATGGCTGCCTGCGAGGGATTCCAGCGGCACGGCACAATCAGGGAGCGTTTAGAGCAGGAGGGGTCAGCGCTGGGGTACAGCTAAGGGAGGCTCCCTGGGACTGCACAGGCACCACCAGGTCTCTCCTCTCTCAGGGGAGGATGGAGGTGGAAGAGTGCCTGGCCCCAAAAAGGGGCAGGtgctggctggggacaccctgggaagGTCCCTGTGCCTaaagggtggcacaggggacaggcaggagggTGGGAACACCTTGGAGGATCCCAGGGATCACCATGGTCATGGTGTGGGGACAAgcagtggcactggggacaggggtaCCCCGAGGGAACAGAGAATCACAGCAGGTCCAGAATCACATCCCAGCAAGCCAGACCCACCCCAGAGCCAACACTGAACCACAGCCCCCCGAGGAAGGTCATGATGAtccaagcagctcctggagcagctcagggatgtttactgggaaaagcaggagcaggcagcagctcttcctgTGTGTGCTGAACTTTACAGAGTGCAGCCGTGCCCCGGCATAGGAACAGCCTGGGAAGAGCCACGGGATGtggagcagctgcttgcagtgttttattaaaacaaaagtgAAGACCCAGCACCCGCCTCGCCCGGGCTCGGCTCTCCCACCAGGGAACTGCTGCCAAAGGAAGCTCAAACAGCAGGAAATGAGTTGGAATGAGGCAGAGCCCAGGTCTCAGCCTGCTCCAGGGTGGATCACAGCCCTGGATCCAAAGCCAAGGGTGACCCTTGAGTGATGGCCACAGAGGCAGAGGGGAGGAGCAGCAAGCTGAGCACCCCATCCATGTCAATGAGGTGCTGTCCTCCCCCTCGCTGATTTAACAGCTTTCCTTTAAATCAACATGAAAGAAGGGAAATCCCAAATCTAAATTTGGATTAAGAGGGCTGAGCTATGGGGAATCACCCCAGGGAACACTGCAGGTCTGAGAAGGCCCCAGCCCTAGGGAGGAGGTTGTCCTGGAAGACATTAAAGTGAGATTGTACCTGATTAAAGTGAGATTGTCCCAGATTAAAGTGAGATTGTCCCAGATTAAAGTGCCTCAGCTCACTGAAGTCCCACAATGGACCCACATGGGATCGAGGGCATcatcccacaggcacagctggtGGGTGAGAACCTGAGCAGGGAGAATGTGCCTGAAAAAACCTCTGGCTGTGTTCACCTTGGGAAGAGTGCAAGGAGACACCTCTGTCTGCATTCAGCTGGCAAAGCTCATTAACAGAGGTGGCCTTTCAGTGCCCTTTTCAAACGGGGAAATTCAGGCCCCCTTCCCTGCCTAAGAGAAAAGGTGAATTAAGAGATGAAATGCCGGATGAGGAGGAACACCAGCCCGCCCAGCCCGGCCACAGCCGTGCCCACGGCCAGCCGTGCCCACAGGAAATCCAGGGAATCCTCGAGGCggctgtgcagctgcaggacCTGCCGGCGAGTGCTCTCCCAGTCCCCGGAGTTGTCGATGACGTGCGTGGCCCACCTGCGCTTCTCCTCCAGGGGCAGCTGCGAGCTGATCCGAGCTTCGGCCTCGGCCACGCCCAGCCCGCTCCTCTTCATCAGCCGCGCCAGCTGAGTCGGGGGGTCACTGCCGGGCGGAGCACGGGGATGAGCTGGGggtggcagggaggggaagggggatCTGCCCCACTGGGATAAAGTGGGAATGAGAGAGGTGCCCCCTTGTCATTTCTGGGGGAGCAGCCTGCACTTGGAGCAGCAGAGGCACGGCTGCCTGGGCTGTTCTCAGCATTCACACAGCCTGTAACAGAGCCCCAAATGCTGCCCTGATAGAACATGGGCTGTGGAGAGCCCAAAGGCAGTGAATTCAGTGAATTCCCCTCTAGGATGGTGCTAGGGAAAGCTCAGGAAGGCCCTCATGCGCTGCAAAGGGAGGTATTGCTTCTCTCAATTGCACCAGGGCTGAGGCTGAACCTCCAGAGTGGATGATGGTCCCCTCTGAGAGAGGTGACATTGTCCCTGTCCTCGTGGTTCCCAGAGCACTTACCAATAAACCAGCACTGTGTATTTCATCAGCCTGGTCAGCCCACGGGTCTCAAAGAGCAGAGGGATGTCGAGGATCACGTAGCGGTAACCTGTGGAAACAGaaacattccccaaaaaaggaacagagttaacccccattcccaaatcccttcaTGCTGCACACACACCATGGCCAGGGAAAGCAAAGCAAGCAGGAGATCTTCAGCTCCATGATCACAgccaagcagagcagagcctgctggCCCTCCTCCCTCTCACAGGGAGGAAATGGTTTCATTCCAAGtttccagaggggaaaaaaaataaaaaaatcaacccTAACCTGGCTGCTCCAGAGCAAAGGTGAAACTGCAGAAATATAATGAGGAGCTGAAACGAGGAGCTGAaatgagagcagcagtgcctggctggcagcagcagcagctgtgtgctgtgctggcttctcctgggaagcagtgcccacagcaggatctgctctgctctccttctCTTGTCCAAGACTTCACCAGGCTGCAGCCATCTGAGCCAGCATTTCCCTGCTCAGCTTTCCTCCCTTTATGAGAAGCTTTGGTTAAACAGCTCCATTTTTCCAAGGGGAGCAAGGAAATCTCCACAGACCTCGTGCAGCTGTGACACTGAAATGTGAGGGGAGcctccaggcacagcccaggggctgaACTCTCACCAGAACTGGCTGAGTTTGGGTTAAaacctctgacagcacagggagcagagcttcTCACAGTCAATCGCTGTTCCCCTGGTTCTCTCCATGCCTCTGCCCTTGGGGAGGTGGGAGATGCTCTGGTGAGtctgggggagaggggaaaGCTCTAAGTCAGGACTTCacttccctgtgtgtcccccagTCATGGGGACATCTCAGGCTGGTATCCCCTCTTTATAACCCCcctaaaactgagctgcccacaGCAAGTGAAGCCTTGACAAAGACATCATCATCCAAGGAGCCACCATTCCACCGGCACCTCTGCCCTGAGAGGCTTCTCATGCCCTCTGATTTGATCGATCAGAGCTTTCCTTACACAGCCCTCCTCAGAGACATCATCCAGCTATCCCAAATCATTAAATCCTGACTAATGAGGACAAAGCAGCCTGCTGAAGCCACACAGAGCTCTAGCCAAGGGCCAGGACAGCATCCGCCTCCTCAGTCCGCAGCCCCGAGTTCAAGACTCCATCTCTGGCTCCTGGCATTCCTGCCTGTTGCTTCCTTtgtgcttcctcctcctcctcctcctcctcaccccgCAGCAGAGCTCGGCCCCGTGGTGCCCCAGCCTGTTCagctctctcagggctctgatAAGCAGCACCAATCCAGACTGACTCTATTAAGGCATCCTTCTGTCTACACAGGGACCTCTGGAACAGCTGCTGATCTTATCTGGCatttccccagcccagcctgacagCTGCATTTGTTCCTTTTATCAGGGGGAATGTGGCACTTTGGAAGCCACAGCTGTCAGCCCATCCCTCACCTTATCAACACGCTGAGGGCTCCACAGCTTGCAGTGaagctggagcaggcagggggcagggagggatgtgTGGCCATTGCAGGAGTGTGGCATTATCCCGTGGGGAATCTCAGCAAAGCTGCTCCCAGGCCCTACAGATACACTTGAAACCACAGGGGAAGGCAGTGAAGGGCAGCAGTGAAAGGCAGGAGTGAATCAGGAATGAATCCTCCAAACACTGACACCAAAGGCCACCGCAGGCAGAGCACAAAGGCTGTCACTCAatgtcccttccctccctctgtcatccctgtccctctccccaCATTCAAACCAaaggcagagggagcagggacggCTCCTGCCCAAGCAGGACAAGGCTGACACCGAAGGCTGTCACTCAATGTCCCTCTCCCCACATCCAAGGGAGCAGGGATGACTCCTGATTGGGCAGGAGCCTGGACAAAGCCTCTTACCAAGCACAAAATACTTCAGGATCTGCTTCAGCATCTCCTTCAGGATCTCAGGGTGGGTGATGGAGTTCAGCAGCCGCCGTTTCTCGGGCTGGGAGAAGATGATGCTTCCCAGAGCCTCGCGGTTTATCTCGCCGTTCTCCAGGAGGATCTCGGTGCCAAAGTGCTGCAGGATCTGCTGATGGGCCTTGGAGTGGGGCTGCACCACTGAGAACATCAAACAGCTGGGGGTGAGAGGCAGTTTTACAGCTTTACACTTGGTGTTTGCATCAGCAATCACCCTCAGATGGGCTTTGCTCATTCACCACAGCGCTGGTGCTCGCCCTGGCAGCACATCTGTCCTGGCACcacatctgcagctgctgccagcccaaggCCCCTGATCCCTTTGCAGACACGAATTCAGCACCACAACCCTCTCAGGGTGACCATTCAGCAGGGAGGACACGGTGATGGCCACAAGCCaaggctgggggagcagctgggctgaGCCAATTCCCaccaggatggagcagggagaTCCTAAAGGAACCAGGACCAGCTGGAAACTTCAGCCCTCTGTGGATACTCACATGGCTCTGGATGCTGCTGAggtggtttgtttttattatctttCACATCAGTCACTAAATTCTTCAgagaaatgaacagaaaaagCTCAACCCCCAGTCAGCCCTTGCAGGGGCTCTGATGTTACAGGAGTGTACAACTTTAAAGccaccacagaaaaaaaaatccccaacaaaaGGGATGAAGCAATAAAACCATAATTAAGCTCCAGCTGAGGGTAACCACAGCGAGGACAGACCACAGATAATCATCTCTCCCAAATCCAGGAACATTGCCACAGGTTGGAACCTCAGGCCAAGCTCATAAAAGTCTTTaagagcaattttttttctcctgtggaAGGCAGTTTCAGGATGGGTGAAATCCATATAGTAAACAAACACATATAAAAAAGGAATTGGTGTAAAATAAAGTGATTGGCAGAAAACTTTCACAGAGTATCTGTAGTGTTTTCCTACTGTCTCTGAGGGCTTTTAGCACCTCCAGCAAATTTCTCCTGCACCTCCAGGGGAATTACAGTGCAATAAAATGTTAAAGCATCACAGCTTTGAGTGGCTACACAGTAAGTTCTTCACCAAACAGAAAAGCTCAGGCATTTCCAAATGACACCATTGTTCAACAGCAGACCCCAAACCTGCTGCATGCAGGAACTCAGAaacccagactggtttggggaGAAACCTCacccaggccatggcagggacatatttcactatcccaggctgctccaagccccatccagcctgacctgagacacttccagggattcaggggcagccagagctgctctgggcaccctgtgctctCCTCATTACCCTGGTGGGGTGAAGGGATTAACATCTCCCAGGTAATCATGGAAAACAAGTTCTGCTCTGGTCCTACTGAGTCAAcagagctgggattttggggtttttctccaGCCCAAGCAGCACAagccttttgtttttgttgttgttgtttgggtttgttttgttttgctgttgttttggagtggtttttttgttgtttggggtttttttctgagcaCATTAATTTTGTGCTCTGATCTCTCAGTATCACCAGAATAACAACATGGAGCACAAAGGGACATTCTCTTTCAGCCACCACCATAACTGAGTGACAGGAtgggtgtcctggggctcaggggGTGTGCTGGACTCACCAAGGGATCCCACTTGACAGGAAACCacatttccttttgctttcaaACCTGGGAATCATCACACTCTAAGGGATGGAAACTCAGAGTACAACATCCCcattgttggagattttttcagggatggcttggaaggcagctgtgggggacagattctcacagcctgtttctgtgaacagcagagat
Protein-coding sequences here:
- the DCAKD gene encoding dephospho-CoA kinase domain-containing protein isoform X2: MFLVGLSGGIASGKSAVVAVLRELGCAVIDADVLARQVVQPHSKAHQQILQHFGTEILLENGEINREALGSIIFSQPEKRRLLNSITHPEILKEMLKQILKYFVLGYRYVILDIPLLFETRGLTRLMKYTVLVYCDPPTQLARLMKRSGLGVAEAEARISSQLPLEEKRRWATHVIDNSGDWESTRRQVLQLHSRLEDSLDFLWARLAVGTAVAGLGGLVFLLIRHFIS
- the DCAKD gene encoding dephospho-CoA kinase domain-containing protein isoform X1; the encoded protein is MGARDTAAWVKPGGGEEQHVPGGTLGWHRVGEERGGGRAAGAGLCRDRRRCSRQAGCLMFSVVQPHSKAHQQILQHFGTEILLENGEINREALGSIIFSQPEKRRLLNSITHPEILKEMLKQILKYFVLGYRYVILDIPLLFETRGLTRLMKYTVLVYCDPPTQLARLMKRSGLGVAEAEARISSQLPLEEKRRWATHVIDNSGDWESTRRQVLQLHSRLEDSLDFLWARLAVGTAVAGLGGLVFLLIRHFIS